One window of the Macaca thibetana thibetana isolate TM-01 chromosome 13, ASM2454274v1, whole genome shotgun sequence genome contains the following:
- the TTC32 gene encoding tetratricopeptide repeat protein 32 isoform X1, with protein sequence MEGQQGEKSHATLTLAQAHFNKGEYAEAETLYSAYIRQCACAASSGESPGSKCSPEDLATAYNNRGQIKYFRVDFYEAMDDYTSAIEVQPNFEVPYYNRGLILYRLGYFDDALEDFKKVLDLNPGFQDATLSLKQTILDKEEKQRRNVEKNY encoded by the exons ATGGAAGGACAGCAGGGGGAAAAAAGCCACGCAACCCTAACACTCGCCCAGGCTCATTTCAACAAGGGCGAGTACGCGGAGGCCGAGACGCTGTACTCCGCTTACATTCGCCAGTGCGCCTGCGCGGCCTCCAGCGGCGAGAGTCCCGGGAG CAAATGCAGCCCTGAGGATTTGGCTACTGCATATAACAACAGGGGGCAAATCAAGTACTTCAGGGTTGATTTTTATGAAGCCATGGATGACTACACATCTGCCATAGAAGTCCAACCCAATTTTGAAGTACCATATTACAACAGAGGGTTGATACTGTATAGGCtgg GATATTTTGATGATGCTTTGGAAGATTTCAAGAAGGTCTTAGACTTAAATCCTGGATTTCAAGATGCTACTTTGAGCTTAAAACAGACTATtctagacaaagaagaaaaacaaagaagaaatgttgaaaaaaattattga
- the TTC32 gene encoding tetratricopeptide repeat protein 32 isoform X2: MDDYTSAIEVQPNFEVPYYNRGLILYRLGYFDDALEDFKKVLDLNPGFQDATLSLKQTILDKEEKQRRNVEKNY; encoded by the exons ATGGATGACTACACATCTGCCATAGAAGTCCAACCCAATTTTGAAGTACCATATTACAACAGAGGGTTGATACTGTATAGGCtgg GATATTTTGATGATGCTTTGGAAGATTTCAAGAAGGTCTTAGACTTAAATCCTGGATTTCAAGATGCTACTTTGAGCTTAAAACAGACTATtctagacaaagaagaaaaacaaagaagaaatgttgaaaaaaattattga